Proteins from a single region of Nerophis ophidion isolate RoL-2023_Sa linkage group LG10, RoL_Noph_v1.0, whole genome shotgun sequence:
- the LOC133559860 gene encoding UDP-glucuronosyltransferase 2B31-like, protein MSNIFPVLLALLGFLSPGPAGCSRILVVPVDGSHWINMEVILKELHSRGHLLTVLHSPHSWYIPTNASFYTSITMPMLEDGTKKNFYNRILVDVIECRKSTNFLKTFCQQRIITKMLSAGHGLLAAAVGKMLDDLVFVKKLQDAKFDLMLTDPGLTVGVLLGKYLKLPMVFNVRWINNGESHFVTSPSPVSFVPVSGSELHDQMDFQGRLKNMLHYLYSVIELYFYINPKYSDLFQRHFPPGTDLLSLERAADIWLVRSNFVFEFPRPTMPNVVYIGGFQCKKARPLPTDLEAFMQSSGEHGVVVMSLGTLVSALPREVTEAIAAAFAQLPQKVIWRIKGEKPSSLGNNTLLVDWLPQNDLLGHSKTRAFVAHGGTNGMYEAIYHGVPVVGLPLLFDQFDNVLRLKVRGAARVLEAESLNQEDFLEAIKDILETPSYRDNIRRLSRLHNDNLMSPLDEAIFWIEYVLRHQGAPHLQPASYSLAWYSYLCLDVLLVLAAVIIAFIWTSVFICKTFCCRRLRRKIKAE, encoded by the coding sequence ATGTCCAACATCTTTCCAGTGCTCCTTGCACTTCTTGGCTTCCTGTCCCCCGGGCCTGCTGGCTGCAGCAGGATCCTGGTGGTGCCGGTGGACGGTAGCCACTGGATCAACATGGAGGTGATCCTCAAGGAGCTGCACTCCCGAGGCCACCTCCTCACCGTGCTGCACTCCCCCCACAGCTGGTACATTCCCACTAATGCCTCCTTCTACACGTCCATCACCATGCCCATGTTGGAGGACGGCACCAAAAAGAACTTCTACAATAGGATCCTTGTGGATGTTATCGAATGCCGCAAGTCCACCAACTTCCTGAAGACGTTTTGCCAGCAGCGCATTATTACAAAAATGCTGTCAGCAGGTCACGGTCTTCTCGCCGCGGCCGTCGGCAAGATGTTGGATGATCTGGTTTTTGTAAAGAAGCTTCAGGATGCCAAGTTTGATCTCATGTTGACTGACCCAGGCCTGACTGTGGGGGTGCTCCTGGGAAAATACCTCAAATTGCCAATGGTCTTCAATGTACGCTGGATTAATAATGGAGAGAGCCACTTCGTTACGTCCCCTTCCCCAGTCTCCTTTGTCCCTGTGTCCGGAAGTGAACTACATGACCAAATGGATTTTCAGGGAAGGCTGAAGAATATGCTGCATTACCTTTATAGTGTTATTGAGTTGTACTTTTACATAAACCCAAAGTACTCGGATCTCTTCCAGAGGCACTTCCCACCTGGAACAGACTTGCTGTCTTTAGAACGTGCGGCAGATATCTGGCTGGTGAGGTCCAATTTCGTCTTTGAATTTCCTCGCCCAACAATGCCTAACGTAGTCTACATCGGCGGGTTTCAGTGCAAAAAAGCTCGGCCCCTTCCTACTGATTTGGAGGCCTTCATGCAGAGCTCCGGGGAACACGGGGTGGTGGTCATGTCCTTGGGGACACTGGTCTCTGCTCTGCCTCGAGAGGTCACTGAAGCTATCGCGGCTGCGTTTGCTCAGCTGCCTCAAAAGGTGATCTGGAGGATCAAGGGAGAAAAGCCTTCATCTTTGGGGAACAACACTCTGTTGGTGGACTGGCTGCCTCAGAACGACCTTCTGGGCCACTCCAAAACACGGGCGTTTGTTGCCCACGGGGGCACCAATGGCATGTATGAGGCCATTTACCACGGGGTTCCGGTTGTAGGTCTGCCGCTGCTCTTTGACCAGTTTGATAACGTCCTCCGGCTGAAGGTACGTGGGGCTGCCCGGGTGCTGGAGGCAGAATCGCTCAACCAGGAAGACTTCCTTGAGGCTATTAAAGACATTCTGGAAACTCCGTCATACCGCGACAACATACGCAGACTCTCACGTCTCCACAACGACAACCTCATGTCTCCATTGGACGAGGCCATCTTTTGGATTGAGTACGTCCTCAGGCACCAAGGAGCGCCCCATTTGCAGCCGGCATCATACAGCCTGGCCTGGTACTCCTACCTTTGCCTGGACGTGCTTCTTGTCTTGGCTGCTGTCATCATAGCCTTTATATGGACCTCCGTCTTCATCTGTAAGACCTTTTGCTGCCGAAGGTTGAGGAGGAAGATTAAAGCAGAATAA
- the LOC133560371 gene encoding cornifelin homolog A-like, protein MHQSPSLQTWPHTACTLPAMSQQLSQPKPFTMTTMTSMSNQWSSGICDCFQDLTFCCFACWCLPCFTCKTSVDAGECLCLPLLDTFGIIPPITTALRVSVRQRYNIEGTVCNDCVYACCCGPCSWCQIAREMQVRRNPITFVNMAD, encoded by the exons ATGCATCAGTCGCCTTCTCTGCAGACCTGGCCACACACAGCGTGCACTCTG CCAGCCATGTCTCAACAACTGAGCCAACCCAAGCCCTTCACTATGACCACCATGACGTCCATGTCAAACCAGTGGAGCTCGGGCATTTGCGACTGCTTCCAGGATTTGACTTTTT GTTGTTTCGCCTGCTGGTGCCTTCCATGCTTCACGTGTAAAACGTCAGTGGATGCCGGAGAGTGTCTCTGTCTACCGCTGCTGGACACCTTTGGGATCATCCCGCCCATAACCACCGCTCTGAGGGTGTCTGTACGTCAGCGCTACAATATCGAG GGTACAGTCTGCAACGATTGTGTGTACGCTTGTTGCTGCGGGCCATGCTCATGGTGCCAAATAGCCCGAGAGATGCAAGTCAGAAGGAATCCCATAACATTTGTCAACATGGCCGACTGA